The Gloeocapsopsis sp. IPPAS B-1203 genome contains a region encoding:
- a CDS encoding caspase family protein → MAKFALLIGVSRHGTGFNTLPGAVKDVEAMQRVLQNPDLGFDEVEILQNPEPLSMQAALEALFRDKARQSDDLVLLYFSGYCIRDYSNKLYFATNSTSKNPQRELIKSTVVPAGFIQDVMNDSRATQQVVILDCCFIQAAVNVVAAQARISDDVARQLGGNNRTIFLSSVTQSFFQNKGNDLSTYTRYLVEGLEGAADLDGDRQIAVDELHEYVSRKAEATAANIEPVILSTHNSRILLAPVSEIHSRREEPQVHQASRAIFAPILQYRSIRLLLGVSLTTLVTLVGATYILQRQQLLQLPFGESLVAAPRDYNQTAQTRLDHSKTVWSLATTQDGQTLVSSSGDTTIRIWHLPSGRPLRTLSGHTSAVWSVAIAPDGKSLVSGSGDKTIKVWNLETGELLRTMSGSQDTVWAVSISQDGKTLVSADGNNTIKVWNLQSGELLRSFAAETPRLRTIALSPDGQTLASGGQGQDINIWDVNTGKLIRTLAAHKSKIITVAISSDGQTLVSGSNDETVEVWNIHTGKLVRTLHGHTDHVNSVAISADGQFLVSGAEDREVKLWSLRTGQLLHTFQGHPEDVYSVAISPDDQTVISGDKEGQIKFWR, encoded by the coding sequence ATGGCTAAATTTGCACTACTTATTGGAGTTAGCCGCCACGGTACTGGCTTTAACACCTTACCTGGTGCAGTAAAAGATGTCGAGGCAATGCAACGTGTTCTGCAAAACCCAGATTTAGGATTTGATGAAGTAGAAATTCTACAAAACCCTGAACCTCTGAGCATGCAAGCAGCACTTGAGGCTTTATTTCGAGATAAGGCGCGTCAAAGTGATGATTTAGTATTACTTTATTTTTCTGGCTACTGTATCAGAGACTACAGTAATAAATTATATTTTGCGACAAATAGTACTAGTAAAAATCCTCAAAGGGAACTTATTAAATCAACAGTAGTACCGGCTGGTTTTATTCAAGATGTTATGAATGACAGCCGAGCGACGCAGCAAGTAGTTATTTTGGATTGTTGCTTTATTCAAGCTGCAGTGAATGTCGTTGCAGCACAGGCTCGTATCTCTGATGATGTTGCTAGGCAACTTGGAGGTAACAATAGAACTATTTTCTTATCTTCTGTAACTCAATCATTCTTTCAAAATAAAGGCAATGACCTTTCTACTTATACGCGTTACCTTGTTGAAGGTTTAGAAGGTGCGGCTGATTTGGATGGCGATCGCCAGATTGCAGTTGATGAGTTGCACGAATATGTCAGTCGCAAAGCAGAAGCAACTGCAGCTAATATAGAACCAGTAATTCTGAGTACACACAATAGCAGAATCTTACTTGCCCCTGTATCAGAAATACACTCACGCCGCGAAGAACCACAAGTACATCAAGCTAGTAGGGCAATCTTTGCACCAATACTCCAATATAGAAGTATCCGGCTGCTTTTAGGGGTTAGCTTGACAACGCTGGTCACTTTAGTGGGAGCAACCTATATTCTGCAACGACAACAATTGTTACAGTTGCCTTTTGGTGAATCTCTTGTTGCTGCACCAAGAGACTACAATCAAACTGCCCAAACACGCCTCGATCACTCTAAGACTGTTTGGTCACTGGCGACAACCCAGGATGGTCAAACCCTCGTTAGCAGCAGCGGTGACACAACAATTAGAATTTGGCATTTGCCAAGTGGTAGACCATTGCGTACGTTATCTGGACATACTTCGGCAGTTTGGTCAGTTGCGATCGCTCCTGATGGTAAATCATTAGTGAGTGGTAGTGGCGATAAAACAATTAAAGTATGGAACCTAGAAACAGGTGAACTGCTCCGAACTATGAGTGGATCGCAAGATACCGTTTGGGCAGTTTCAATTAGCCAAGATGGTAAAACTCTAGTCAGCGCTGATGGTAATAACACTATCAAAGTTTGGAATTTACAGTCTGGAGAGTTACTGCGAAGCTTTGCTGCAGAAACACCGCGGTTGAGAACAATTGCACTGAGTCCTGACGGACAAACCTTAGCGAGTGGCGGTCAAGGTCAAGACATTAACATCTGGGATGTTAATACAGGTAAACTAATTCGCACTCTAGCTGCACACAAAAGTAAGATTATTACTGTTGCCATTAGCTCTGATGGACAAACATTAGTCAGTGGTAGTAATGATGAAACCGTTGAAGTTTGGAACATACACACAGGTAAATTAGTACGAACTTTGCACGGACATACAGATCATGTAAACTCAGTAGCAATTAGCGCTGATGGTCAGTTTCTAGTCAGTGGAGCTGAAGATCGCGAAGTCAAATTGTGGAGTTTGCGTACGGGTCAGTTATTACACACCTTTCAAGGACATCCTGAAGATGTTTACTCTGTAGCAATTAGCCCCGACGATCAAACGGTAATTAGTGGCGACAAGGAAGGTCAAATTAAATTTTGGCGGTAG
- a CDS encoding DVUA0089 family protein, with protein sequence MASFVDSISTSDEVDFFPVEFIGQVDYTISVLGASNAGGTLADPMVGIFDSAGNLLAYQDDSWALGYDPMVQFTAPTSGTYYIGVADAIGSTGTYTLVYDQTLPPSPVDTSTFLV encoded by the coding sequence ATGGCAAGTTTTGTAGATAGTATTAGCACCTCTGATGAAGTGGATTTCTTTCCTGTAGAGTTTATTGGACAAGTAGACTACACAATATCAGTACTTGGTGCCTCAAATGCTGGTGGAACTTTAGCAGATCCTATGGTTGGCATCTTTGATAGTGCTGGTAACTTATTAGCTTATCAAGACGACAGCTGGGCATTGGGTTATGACCCTATGGTGCAATTTACTGCACCCACTAGCGGGACATACTACATTGGGGTTGCTGATGCGATCGGAAGTACTGGTACTTATACACTGGTGTACGACCAGACTTTACCTCCATCTCCTGTTGATACGTCCACCTTCCTCGTTTAA
- a CDS encoding peptidylprolyl isomerase, protein MTTTLHANETDITAEEIMSLVKSCQILPQLWRERIIEQAIAAIDCTPEETMSACQQFYQQHHLDSVAKQQAWLEHYGITQRQLISMATRQLKIEKFKQLTWGSKLETYFLQRKGQLDRVICSLIRVQDGGIAEEIYFRIYEKEQSFTELAKKFSVGLEAQTGGIVGPVELGTLHPQLSKILKTSQPGKLLRPIVLGEWFFIVRLEKIIPAQLDEMMRRKLLQELFTVWLQEQIQKLSSFDRIWMEALGHTH, encoded by the coding sequence ATGACAACTACTTTACACGCTAATGAAACCGACATCACTGCTGAAGAAATCATGTCTTTAGTAAAGAGTTGCCAAATATTGCCACAATTGTGGCGTGAGAGGATTATTGAGCAGGCGATCGCCGCTATTGATTGTACTCCAGAGGAAACTATGAGTGCTTGTCAGCAATTTTATCAGCAACATCACCTTGATAGCGTTGCTAAACAGCAAGCTTGGCTAGAGCATTATGGTATAACTCAAAGGCAATTAATTTCTATGGCAACACGCCAACTCAAAATTGAAAAATTTAAGCAATTAACTTGGGGTAGTAAATTAGAAACTTACTTTCTCCAGCGTAAAGGACAGTTAGATCGAGTCATTTGTTCGTTGATTAGAGTTCAGGATGGAGGAATTGCTGAAGAGATTTATTTCCGAATTTATGAAAAAGAGCAATCATTTACGGAATTAGCAAAGAAGTTCTCTGTAGGACTGGAAGCACAAACTGGCGGTATCGTTGGTCCAGTAGAGTTAGGTACACTGCATCCACAGTTGTCAAAAATACTCAAAACAAGTCAACCAGGAAAGCTATTGCGCCCTATAGTATTAGGAGAATGGTTTTTTATTGTGAGATTAGAAAAGATAATTCCGGCACAATTAGACGAGATGATGCGCCGGAAGTTATTACAGGAACTATTTACAGTTTGGCTACAAGAGCAAATTCAAAAACTATCTTCTTTTGATAGAATTTGGATGGAAGCTCTCGGTCACACTCATTAG
- a CDS encoding AarF/ABC1/UbiB kinase family protein: MFLTQTTSRQREILEVFLRNGWDYMRRLLTGGKTDEPQLPTPAVLRNILVDLGPVYVKFGQLLSTRPDLLPAAYIDELSMLQDDVPPVNWADIEVVIRQQLPQSLESTFTTIDPRPVAAGSIAQTHKAILIDGREVAIKVQRPGIDAIVAQDISLIRGVADLVARTEFGQMYDIDSLAEEFTKALEAELDFIREASFTDQLRRNLTNSRWFDSSQLVVAEIYWDLTTAKLLVMEWLDGVPILSGDFGSTQNGQDPYKKRAAVTSLLFRAFFQQVYIDGFFHADPHPGNLFYLRDGRVALLDCGMVGRLDPRSQQILTEMLLAIVDLDAQRCAQLTLQLADSAQPVILSRLENDYDRMLRKYYNLSLSQINFSQVFYEVLQVARNNKIRLPSNLGLYAKTLANLEGVARLVNPEINLLDEIKPLITDLFRRQLFGANPVQSLLRTALDLKSLSLQSPRQIELLLDRVTSETLQWNLSVRGLDNIRRTMDEAANRLSFSILVGSLIIGAALISNNAQTTELSWLSTILFATASLLGLWLVFSTIRSGRLK, from the coding sequence GTGTTTCTAACTCAAACAACATCTCGGCAAAGAGAAATTCTGGAAGTTTTCCTGCGTAATGGCTGGGACTATATGCGACGGCTGTTGACTGGAGGAAAAACTGACGAACCTCAATTACCTACTCCTGCTGTTCTGCGAAACATCTTGGTTGATCTCGGACCTGTATACGTTAAGTTTGGGCAGTTACTCAGTACTCGCCCTGACTTGCTTCCTGCAGCTTACATTGATGAACTGTCAATGCTGCAAGATGATGTACCACCCGTTAATTGGGCAGATATTGAAGTTGTCATTCGTCAGCAACTACCACAGTCGCTTGAATCTACCTTTACCACAATTGATCCGCGACCTGTTGCAGCAGGATCAATTGCTCAAACACACAAAGCTATCTTAATTGATGGGCGAGAAGTTGCAATCAAAGTTCAACGCCCTGGAATTGATGCGATTGTTGCGCAAGATATCTCACTCATTCGCGGTGTAGCCGACTTGGTAGCGCGCACTGAGTTTGGGCAAATGTATGATATTGACTCTTTGGCTGAAGAATTTACCAAAGCGTTAGAGGCAGAGCTAGACTTTATCCGAGAGGCGAGTTTTACAGATCAATTACGGCGTAATCTTACTAATAGTCGCTGGTTTGATTCTTCGCAGTTAGTCGTAGCAGAAATCTACTGGGACTTAACAACAGCTAAGTTGCTTGTTATGGAGTGGCTCGATGGAGTCCCAATTCTCTCAGGAGATTTTGGTAGCACGCAAAATGGTCAAGATCCCTATAAAAAACGAGCTGCTGTGACAAGCTTGTTGTTTCGTGCGTTCTTCCAGCAGGTTTATATTGATGGCTTCTTTCACGCTGACCCGCACCCAGGCAATCTATTTTACCTCAGAGATGGTCGCGTTGCATTGCTCGATTGCGGCATGGTAGGACGTTTAGATCCGCGATCGCAGCAAATTTTGACAGAAATGTTACTAGCGATCGTCGATTTAGACGCCCAAAGATGTGCGCAATTAACGTTGCAACTTGCTGATTCTGCCCAGCCAGTGATTTTATCGCGTTTGGAGAATGATTATGACCGAATGCTACGCAAATATTACAATTTAAGCTTGTCACAAATTAACTTTAGTCAAGTATTTTATGAAGTATTACAAGTAGCACGTAACAACAAGATTCGTTTACCAAGTAATTTGGGTTTATATGCAAAAACATTAGCAAATTTAGAGGGAGTTGCTCGTTTAGTTAACCCAGAAATCAATCTTTTGGATGAAATCAAACCACTGATTACAGACTTATTTCGACGTCAGTTATTTGGTGCTAATCCTGTGCAATCTTTGTTAAGAACTGCACTAGACTTAAAAAGTCTGTCGCTACAATCACCTCGCCAAATTGAGTTACTTTTAGATCGAGTCACGTCAGAAACACTTCAGTGGAATTTATCAGTACGCGGTTTAGATAATATCCGACGTACTATGGACGAGGCAGCTAATCGTCTGTCATTTAGTATTTTAGTTGGCTCTTTAATTATTGGTGCAGCACTTATTTCCAATAATGCCCAAACTACTGAATTATCTTGGTTGAGTACTATTTTATTTGCTACTGCCAGTTTGTTAGGACTGTGGCTAGTTTTTAGTACGATTCGTTCGGGAAGGTTGAAGTAA
- a CDS encoding mannose-1-phosphate guanylyltransferase: MNTLIPVILAGGKGERFWPLSRKQRPKQFLSLDGSGKSLLQATADRLLPLAEDWQNLWVVTSSQLVQGVQEQLPDLPTLNLLAEPEGRDTAPAVAWSTLEVAKRYGEDAVIGFFPADPWIDNQANFHKTLCAATLLASTEKAIATLGIKPTYPATGYGYIEQGDLAGSFGGLPVYRVNRFTEKPDRETAESFLVTNRFSWNSGMFVFRAGVVLEELRTYAPEMMRLLETEGVSAYAHLPKISIDYALMEKTRIAYVLPVDFGWDDLGDWNAIERLLKKDSLNVELANHVGLDTKDTLLYATSDDDVIVTIGLEDVVVVRDRNVTLIARKDRTQDIKQALKLLQDNPKFTDLL; encoded by the coding sequence ATGAACACATTGATACCTGTGATTTTAGCTGGGGGTAAAGGAGAGCGATTTTGGCCCCTCAGTCGCAAACAACGTCCTAAACAGTTTTTAAGCTTGGACGGCAGCGGAAAAAGCTTGTTACAAGCAACTGCCGATCGACTGTTACCATTAGCAGAAGATTGGCAAAATCTCTGGGTGGTGACTTCTAGTCAACTTGTACAAGGTGTGCAAGAACAGCTACCAGATTTGCCAACGCTAAATTTATTAGCAGAACCTGAAGGACGTGATACAGCTCCAGCTGTGGCATGGAGTACACTAGAAGTTGCCAAGCGTTACGGAGAAGACGCAGTTATTGGCTTTTTTCCTGCCGATCCTTGGATTGACAACCAAGCCAACTTTCACAAAACGCTGTGTGCTGCGACATTACTAGCATCAACAGAAAAGGCGATCGCGACTTTAGGTATTAAGCCGACTTATCCTGCTACAGGGTACGGTTACATTGAGCAAGGAGATTTAGCTGGTTCTTTTGGTGGCTTACCCGTCTACCGCGTCAATCGCTTTACTGAAAAACCAGATCGCGAAACAGCCGAGTCTTTCTTAGTGACAAATCGTTTTAGCTGGAATAGCGGAATGTTTGTTTTTCGTGCTGGTGTTGTGCTAGAAGAACTACGAACCTACGCTCCAGAAATGATGCGATTACTAGAAACTGAAGGAGTATCGGCTTACGCACATCTACCAAAAATCAGTATTGATTACGCTTTGATGGAGAAAACTCGAATTGCCTATGTTTTGCCAGTCGATTTTGGTTGGGACGATCTAGGAGATTGGAACGCAATTGAGCGATTACTCAAAAAAGACTCCCTTAACGTCGAGTTAGCCAATCACGTTGGGTTAGATACCAAAGATACGCTGCTTTATGCCACGAGTGACGATGATGTGATTGTTACTATTGGATTAGAAGATGTCGTGGTGGTGCGCGATCGCAATGTCACTCTGATTGCGAGAAAAGATCGCACTCAAGACATTAAACAAGCACTCAAACTTTTGCAGGATAACCCCAAATTCACGGATCTGTTATAA
- a CDS encoding efflux RND transporter periplasmic adaptor subunit: MEIPLIGKVKHPRRWLMGLLATGVVVSGGTYAVMSRTTPRINVAELTVPVESQNVTLRITASGKVVPFQSVNLSPKTSGRLTQLSVEQGDSVKQGQIIARMDNAELQAQLAQARANLAQSQAQLDQALAGSRPEEIAQARARLAQAEAQLAQARTGNRPEEIAQAQAQVDAAQARVSLTSSRVQRNRVLSQEGAIAQDRLDEVIADDRSAQAALQEAQRRLAQLQSGSRSEEITQRQAAVNEARAALQQAQSGSRPEEIAQRRATVAASASQVQAIQVQLEDTIIRAPFDGIVTQKYATEGAFVTPTTSASSTASATSTSIVAIARGLEILAQVPEVDVGQIKQGQTVEIIADAYPEQVFQGRVRLIAPEAVVEQNVTSFQVRVALETGTQELRSGMNVDVTFLGEQLSDALMVPTVAIVTERGETGVLVPGQNNQPLFRPVTIGPSLQDRTQVLSGLDEGDRVFIDLPERQRPTQNEAVVSD; this comes from the coding sequence ATGGAAATTCCCTTAATTGGCAAAGTCAAGCATCCACGTCGCTGGCTAATGGGGCTATTAGCAACTGGTGTTGTGGTCAGCGGTGGTACTTATGCAGTTATGAGTCGAACAACACCAAGAATTAATGTTGCAGAACTGACTGTACCCGTAGAATCACAAAATGTAACATTACGTATCACTGCCAGCGGTAAAGTTGTTCCTTTTCAGAGTGTGAACCTCAGTCCTAAAACCTCTGGGCGGCTTACACAGTTGAGTGTTGAACAAGGCGATTCGGTAAAACAAGGACAAATTATTGCGCGGATGGATAACGCCGAACTTCAAGCTCAACTTGCCCAAGCGCGTGCTAACTTAGCTCAATCTCAAGCCCAACTCGACCAAGCACTTGCGGGTAGCCGACCTGAAGAAATTGCTCAAGCAAGAGCGCGTCTAGCTCAAGCCGAAGCCCAACTTGCCCAAGCGCGTACTGGAAATCGTCCAGAAGAAATTGCCCAAGCCCAAGCTCAAGTAGATGCAGCCCAAGCTAGGGTTAGTTTGACAAGTAGCCGAGTTCAACGCAATCGCGTATTGTCTCAAGAAGGAGCGATCGCGCAAGATCGTCTTGATGAGGTGATCGCCGACGATCGCAGTGCGCAAGCTGCATTACAAGAAGCCCAAAGGCGATTAGCACAATTACAAAGTGGGAGCCGTTCTGAGGAAATCACTCAGCGCCAAGCCGCAGTGAATGAAGCCCGCGCCGCCCTTCAACAAGCTCAAAGTGGTTCGCGTCCAGAAGAAATTGCCCAACGCCGCGCCACAGTTGCTGCATCTGCTAGTCAAGTCCAAGCGATTCAAGTACAACTAGAAGACACGATCATTCGCGCGCCGTTTGATGGGATTGTTACCCAAAAATACGCAACCGAAGGAGCTTTTGTCACGCCAACAACCTCAGCTTCTAGCACTGCATCAGCGACCTCAACATCGATTGTTGCGATCGCCAGAGGTTTAGAAATCTTGGCACAAGTTCCGGAAGTAGACGTCGGACAAATTAAGCAAGGGCAAACGGTGGAAATTATTGCTGATGCTTACCCTGAGCAGGTTTTTCAAGGTCGCGTTCGTTTAATTGCTCCAGAAGCCGTTGTTGAACAAAATGTGACTTCGTTTCAAGTAAGAGTTGCCTTGGAAACTGGCACGCAAGAGTTGCGTTCAGGGATGAATGTAGATGTCACCTTTCTTGGCGAACAACTATCTGATGCCCTGATGGTTCCTACGGTGGCGATTGTCACAGAACGCGGTGAAACTGGTGTCCTTGTTCCAGGGCAAAACAATCAGCCGCTTTTTCGTCCGGTAACAATTGGACCAAGCCTTCAAGATCGCACGCAAGTTTTATCCGGTTTAGACGAAGGCGATCGCGTATTTATTGACCTCCCAGAAAGGCAACGACCAACACAAAACGAAGCAGTAGTGAGTGATTAG
- a CDS encoding ABC transporter permease, whose translation MDILESVKMASKTLLANKLRSTLTMLGIIIGNASVIAMVGIGEGAQRFVSGQFESLGTNVLFIVPGNRDAQRTTVDLPRTLVLEDAEAIATQVPTVAAVAPQLHSRELVTYRNRNTYSLMVGTNPDFSIVRSFDTERGRFITDLDVKRNNQVVTLGVDLAERLFGNQDPIGQQIRIRNVSFLVIGVMEAKGSVLGTNYDDSAYIPITTMASRIIGENSPYGVNLTFISVSAQNEASVDAAQFQITNLLRLRHKITREDDFSVESQKDVLEIAGTVTGALTIMLAAIAGISLLVGGIGVMNIMLVSVTERTQEIGLRKAIGATQDDVLIQFLIEAVILSAAGGLLGTALGVGGVLLIGAFTPFQAGVSPIAIALAVGVSGGIGIIFGVVPARRAAQLDPIVALRSA comes from the coding sequence ATGGATATTTTAGAAAGTGTCAAAATGGCATCAAAAACGCTGCTAGCAAATAAGCTACGCAGCACGCTCACAATGCTAGGGATTATCATCGGCAATGCGTCGGTGATTGCAATGGTGGGTATTGGTGAAGGTGCTCAGAGATTTGTTTCTGGACAGTTTGAGTCTTTAGGCACTAACGTATTGTTTATCGTTCCAGGAAACCGTGACGCGCAGCGGACAACTGTTGATTTGCCAAGAACTTTGGTTTTAGAAGACGCTGAAGCGATCGCCACACAAGTCCCAACCGTCGCCGCAGTTGCACCGCAATTACACTCTCGCGAACTCGTCACCTACCGTAACCGCAATACATACAGCTTGATGGTGGGAACAAACCCAGACTTTTCTATCGTACGTAGTTTTGATACTGAGCGTGGTAGATTTATCACCGACCTTGACGTTAAGCGAAATAACCAAGTTGTTACCTTGGGTGTCGATTTAGCCGAACGCCTCTTTGGAAATCAAGATCCAATTGGTCAGCAGATCAGAATCAGAAATGTTAGTTTCTTAGTCATCGGTGTTATGGAGGCGAAAGGCTCAGTCTTAGGGACAAACTATGACGACAGTGCTTACATTCCCATCACCACAATGGCAAGCCGAATTATCGGTGAGAATTCTCCTTATGGCGTAAACTTAACGTTTATTTCGGTGTCGGCACAAAATGAAGCAAGTGTTGATGCAGCCCAGTTTCAAATTACAAACTTGCTACGGTTACGGCACAAGATTACGCGCGAAGATGACTTTAGTGTGGAAAGCCAAAAAGACGTTTTAGAGATTGCAGGAACAGTCACAGGTGCTTTGACGATTATGTTAGCGGCGATCGCTGGTATTTCCTTGTTAGTAGGTGGTATTGGCGTGATGAATATCATGCTCGTGTCTGTCACTGAAAGAACGCAAGAAATCGGGCTGCGTAAAGCAATCGGTGCGACTCAGGATGATGTTTTAATTCAGTTTTTGATTGAAGCTGTGATTCTTTCGGCAGCTGGGGGCTTACTCGGTACAGCCTTAGGAGTTGGTGGCGTCCTTTTGATTGGAGCCTTTACACCGTTTCAAGCTGGAGTTTCACCAATTGCGATCGCCCTTGCGGTTGGTGTTTCTGGTGGTATTGGCATTATTTTTGGTGTAGTTCCTGCCCGTCGCGCTGCTCAACTCGATCCAATTGTTGCCCTAAGAAGCGCCTAG
- a CDS encoding aromatic ring-hydroxylating dioxygenase subunit alpha: MAKNDFLRNVWYYALPGGSLKRGAMVAKTLLGEPVVFARSREGKVFALRNICPHRAVPLSCGRFDGQEIECCYHGWRFDQTGRCTEIPALVEGDPLDLSRFQVKQYPVREVQGNIWIYMTSNERNAPQEPNMEVPVVPFFGDKSSQMVVTLHFPCYVDHAIIGLMDPAHLPYVHRSWWWKSGRSLFEEVKAFDPSPYGFTMRRHQIPNVALGYRLIGGGAPETEISFRLPGVRIEHVSTAQHNVCNLTAVTPISETETEVTTLLYWTTPWITAIKPLIRPFVRAFLDQDRQVVIKQQEGLKYDPTLLLIRDADTQARWYYQLKAEFARATAEERPFNNPVKTQVLRWRS; this comes from the coding sequence ATGGCAAAAAACGATTTCTTACGCAATGTTTGGTACTACGCTTTACCTGGAGGTTCCCTCAAACGGGGAGCTATGGTGGCAAAGACTTTGCTAGGTGAACCAGTGGTTTTTGCACGTAGCCGTGAAGGTAAAGTGTTTGCGCTACGCAACATCTGCCCCCATCGTGCAGTACCGCTAAGCTGTGGGCGGTTCGACGGACAAGAAATTGAGTGTTGTTATCATGGTTGGCGTTTCGATCAAACAGGACGCTGTACTGAGATTCCCGCCTTAGTTGAAGGCGATCCACTCGATCTCAGTCGCTTTCAAGTTAAGCAGTATCCTGTGCGGGAGGTGCAGGGCAACATCTGGATTTATATGACATCCAATGAGCGAAATGCACCGCAGGAGCCAAATATGGAAGTTCCTGTCGTTCCTTTTTTTGGTGACAAATCATCTCAAATGGTCGTCACGCTACATTTCCCCTGTTATGTGGATCATGCCATTATTGGTTTAATGGACCCAGCGCATCTACCATATGTCCATCGTTCTTGGTGGTGGAAATCAGGGCGATCGCTATTTGAAGAAGTCAAAGCTTTTGATCCTTCGCCTTATGGCTTTACCATGCGGCGGCATCAAATTCCTAATGTCGCACTGGGCTATCGACTCATTGGTGGTGGTGCACCAGAAACTGAAATCTCGTTTCGTCTTCCTGGTGTACGAATTGAACACGTTAGTACAGCACAGCATAATGTCTGTAACCTAACAGCAGTTACTCCCATATCGGAAACCGAAACAGAGGTGACAACTCTGCTTTATTGGACAACACCCTGGATTACAGCAATTAAACCACTGATTAGACCTTTTGTCCGTGCCTTTCTCGATCAAGATCGTCAAGTCGTGATTAAGCAGCAAGAAGGCTTGAAATACGATCCGACTTTACTACTCATTCGCGATGCGGATACTCAAGCACGTTGGTACTATCAGTTAAAAGCTGAGTTTGCCCGCGCTACAGCCGAAGAACGCCCTTTTAACAACCCAGTCAAAACCCAAGTTCTGCGTTGGCGATCGTAG
- a CDS encoding ABC transporter ATP-binding protein — translation MEHYSSHSPIGIAQRDDDAVATTIVRLENVFKIYGAGETEVQALADVSLTVEQGEYCAIMGASGSGKSTAMNIIGCLDRPTKGHYYLDGVDVANLNDTELAHIRNRKIGFVFQQFHLLPQSTALENVMLPMVYAGISTSERRDRATVALQRVGLGNRLNNRPNQLSGGQQQRVAIARAIVNQPVLLLADEPTGALDSKTTQEVLEIFGELNVSGITIVMVTHEPDVARKTQRIVWFKDGQVIHSHLTPSDINRVATS, via the coding sequence ATGGAACACTACTCCTCACACTCTCCTATAGGAATTGCCCAGCGTGATGACGATGCTGTAGCAACTACGATAGTACGCCTAGAAAATGTCTTTAAGATCTATGGTGCTGGAGAAACTGAAGTGCAAGCATTAGCAGATGTTAGTTTGACCGTAGAACAAGGTGAGTATTGCGCGATCATGGGTGCGTCAGGCTCTGGCAAATCAACAGCGATGAATATTATCGGCTGTCTCGATCGCCCAACTAAAGGTCACTACTACTTAGATGGCGTTGACGTTGCAAATTTAAATGATACCGAGTTAGCGCACATCCGCAACCGTAAAATTGGATTTGTCTTTCAACAATTTCACTTACTCCCTCAATCAACAGCCCTAGAAAACGTTATGCTACCGATGGTTTATGCAGGGATTTCAACATCAGAAAGACGCGATCGCGCAACTGTTGCTTTACAACGTGTTGGCTTAGGAAATCGCCTGAATAATCGACCAAATCAGCTTTCTGGTGGACAACAGCAACGAGTTGCGATCGCAAGAGCAATTGTCAATCAACCCGTGCTACTGCTTGCAGATGAACCTACAGGCGCACTCGACTCGAAAACAACTCAAGAAGTCTTAGAAATTTTTGGCGAACTCAATGTCAGTGGGATCACGATTGTCATGGTAACGCATGAACCTGATGTCGCTCGTAAAACTCAACGCATTGTCTGGTTTAAAGATGGTCAAGTTATTCACTCCCACCTGACTCCATCTGATATTAATAGAGTGGCAACATCCTAG
- a CDS encoding orange carotenoid protein N-terminal domain-containing protein codes for MTSSPNTNQPQALSDETQKVVQAFDGLETDAKLAWFYLVYQKMGSSITPAAPAATDPELAPMLLGDYYKLSDNEQLAVMRQIVNREESEYSRAYGALKENNQLMVWYAWAQAMGDSVVGMPNDYQPTEAINSLLSQIEGLDFDDQISIFRTIASQMGYTDVKPIETQAQTGKTSSL; via the coding sequence ATGACTTCTAGCCCAAATACCAATCAGCCCCAAGCATTGAGTGATGAAACACAAAAAGTTGTTCAAGCTTTCGATGGGTTAGAAACTGATGCAAAACTAGCTTGGTTTTACTTGGTTTATCAGAAAATGGGTAGCTCTATTACTCCCGCTGCGCCAGCCGCAACTGATCCAGAATTAGCACCAATGCTGCTAGGAGACTACTATAAGTTATCGGATAACGAGCAACTTGCTGTTATGCGGCAAATTGTAAACCGAGAGGAGTCAGAATATTCACGTGCTTACGGTGCATTGAAAGAAAACAATCAATTGATGGTTTGGTATGCTTGGGCACAAGCTATGGGCGATAGTGTAGTAGGAATGCCTAATGACTATCAACCAACTGAAGCTATTAACAGCTTGTTGTCGCAAATTGAAGGGCTTGATTTTGACGATCAAATTTCAATTTTCCGAACAATTGCTAGCCAAATGGGTTACACCGACGTTAAACCAATTGAAACTCAAGCACAAACTGGAAAAACATCAAGCCTTTAA